A window of the Cystobacter fuscus genome harbors these coding sequences:
- a CDS encoding radical SAM protein: MTDRVRPYLFYDTAISICSTCYQRVEGKILFADGRVLLQKRCPRHGFERVLLADDVDYYKRSREIFIKPPEQPLRYNTPIRYGCPYDCGLCPDHEQHSCLTLVELTDHCNLRCPICYAESGPERQTHRSFEKVVSMLDAVVANEGEPDVVQLSGGEPTLHPDFFRILEEARARPIRHLMVNTNGIRIAKDEAFAEKLATYRKGLEVYLQFDSFEREPLMALRGADLRSVRQQALERLNALDVSTTLVVTLKKGLNDGEIGRILDFAVQQPCVRGVTFQPVQEAGRLEGYDPARDRLTLTEVRRRILEQTRLFSPEDLIPVPCHPDSLCMGYALKHEGQVVPLTRFVPPELLVEGGRNTIVYEKDTDLQKRLFQLFSTNHSPQSSSRSLSDLLCCLPQVQVPGELTYRNVFRVLIMQFIDAQAFDLRSVKKSCVHIAHPDGRIIPFDTYNLFYRDDLERTRLAPLREALVSAGLA; the protein is encoded by the coding sequence ATGACCGACCGCGTCCGCCCCTACCTCTTCTACGATACGGCCATCTCCATCTGCTCCACCTGCTACCAGCGCGTCGAGGGGAAGATCCTCTTCGCCGACGGCAGGGTGCTGCTGCAGAAGCGCTGCCCACGCCATGGCTTCGAGCGGGTGCTGCTGGCGGACGACGTGGACTACTACAAGCGCTCCCGGGAGATCTTCATCAAGCCTCCCGAGCAGCCGCTGCGCTACAACACGCCCATCCGCTACGGGTGCCCGTACGACTGCGGCCTGTGTCCGGACCACGAGCAACACAGCTGTCTGACGCTGGTGGAGCTGACGGACCACTGCAACCTGCGCTGCCCCATCTGCTACGCCGAGAGTGGCCCCGAGCGGCAAACCCACCGCTCCTTCGAGAAGGTGGTGTCCATGTTGGACGCCGTGGTGGCCAACGAGGGCGAGCCGGACGTGGTGCAGCTCAGCGGCGGCGAGCCCACCCTGCACCCGGACTTCTTCCGCATCCTCGAGGAGGCGCGGGCCCGGCCCATCCGCCACCTGATGGTGAACACCAACGGCATCCGCATCGCGAAGGACGAGGCCTTCGCCGAGAAGCTGGCCACCTACCGCAAGGGATTGGAGGTCTACCTCCAGTTCGACTCCTTCGAGCGCGAGCCGCTCATGGCCCTGCGTGGAGCGGATCTGCGCTCGGTGCGGCAGCAGGCGCTCGAGCGCCTCAACGCGCTGGACGTGAGCACCACGCTGGTGGTGACCCTGAAGAAGGGGCTCAACGACGGGGAGATCGGCCGCATCCTCGACTTCGCGGTCCAGCAGCCCTGCGTGCGCGGCGTCACCTTCCAACCCGTGCAGGAGGCCGGACGGCTGGAGGGGTATGATCCCGCGAGGGACCGTCTGACGTTGACGGAGGTGCGGCGGCGCATCCTCGAGCAGACGCGGCTGTTCTCGCCGGAGGATCTCATCCCCGTGCCCTGCCATCCGGACAGCCTGTGCATGGGCTACGCCCTCAAGCACGAGGGCCAGGTGGTGCCGCTCACCCGCTTCGTTCCCCCGGAGCTGCTGGTGGAGGGAGGCCGCAACACCATCGTCTACGAGAAGGACACGGACCTGCAGAAGCGGCTCTTCCAGCTCTTCTCCACCAATCACTCCCCCCAGTCCTCCTCGCGCAGCCTGTCGGATCTGCTGTGCTGCCTGCCCCAGGTCCAGGTGCCCGGGGAGCTCACCTACCGCAACGTCTTCCGGGTCCTCATCATGCAATTCATCGATGCCCAGGCCTTCGACCTGCGCAGCGTCAAGAAGAGCTGCGTGCACATCGCCCATCCGGACGGGCGCATCATCCCCTTCGACACCTACAACCTCTTCTACCGGGATGATCTGGAGCGCACGCGCCTGGCGCCCCTGCGCGAGGCCCTCGTCTCGGCGGGGTTGGCATGA
- a CDS encoding prolipoprotein diacylglyceryl transferase has protein sequence MTFPLYIPLGPWQVHPHVFFETLAYFLGARLYFVLKRRWADPLQSSTRLGVIAGAALGAGLGSRLVHLLDEWPLWLAGQVSTASLLTGKSLVGGLLGGLLGVELAKKLLGEQRSTGDLFVLPLCLGIFLGRLGCFFTGLDDHTYGVATSLPWGVDFGDGVSRHPTQLYEAAFMVLVAALSLVLRGRELRQGDLFRRFMVLDLTFRLGVDLLKPDPRPLLGLSGIQWVCVAGLLYYARDLPRLWLRRPGLPVQGDAR, from the coding sequence ATGACCTTTCCCCTCTACATCCCCCTGGGCCCCTGGCAGGTGCACCCACACGTCTTCTTCGAGACGCTCGCGTACTTCCTCGGCGCGCGGCTCTACTTCGTGTTGAAGCGGCGGTGGGCGGACCCACTGCAATCCTCGACACGACTGGGAGTCATCGCCGGCGCGGCGCTCGGCGCGGGTCTGGGCTCGCGGCTGGTCCACCTGTTGGACGAGTGGCCCCTGTGGCTCGCGGGGCAGGTCTCCACCGCGAGCCTGCTCACCGGCAAGTCGCTCGTGGGCGGTCTGCTCGGAGGACTCCTGGGCGTCGAGCTGGCCAAGAAGCTGCTCGGCGAACAGCGCAGCACGGGAGATCTCTTCGTGCTGCCGCTGTGTCTGGGCATCTTCCTGGGCCGCCTGGGGTGCTTCTTCACCGGGCTGGACGACCACACCTATGGCGTGGCCACCTCGCTGCCCTGGGGCGTGGACTTCGGGGATGGCGTGAGCCGCCACCCCACCCAGCTCTACGAGGCCGCCTTCATGGTGTTGGTGGCGGCGCTGAGCCTCGTGCTGCGCGGGCGCGAGTTGCGCCAGGGCGACCTCTTCCGCCGCTTCATGGTGTTGGACCTGACCTTCCGCCTCGGGGTGGATCTGCTCAAGCCGGACCCCCGTCCCCTGCTGGGCCTGAGCGGCATCCAATGGGTCTGCGTGGCGGGCCTGCTCTACTACGCGAGGGATCTGCCCCGGCTGTGGCTGCGCCGCCCCGGTCTTCCGGTCCAGGGCGACGCGCGATGA